The following nucleotide sequence is from Salvia splendens isolate huo1 unplaced genomic scaffold, SspV2 ctg669, whole genome shotgun sequence.
CAAGTAAGTTTGAAGGGAGCGATTCAGCACCTCCGTTTGGCCATCCGTCTCCGGGTGGTAAGCCGAGCTCATTTTGAGTTGAGTGCCTGTTGCCCGAAACAGTTCGCGCCAAAACGAGCTGAGAAAAATGGGATCACGGTCAGAGACGATGGACCGGGGAATCCCATGTAGACGGACCACCTCCTTAGTAAACACCTCGGCTACCTGCTTGGCGGAGAATGGGTGGCGAAGGGCCATGAAGTGGCCATACTTAGATAAACGGTCGACCACCACGAACACACAGTCCACGCCCCCAGCCTTCGGCAGGCCTGATAAGAAATCCATACTCACATCCTCCCATATGCGCTCTGGAATGGGTAATGGCGTCAAGAGACCCGCTGGGGCCTTGGTCTCGGTTTTGCTTCGTTGACAGGTTGCGCAAGCCGCAACGAAATTTGTCACATGCTTGACCATGCCGGGCCAGTAGACGTTTGAAGCAATGCGCCTATATGTCCGGTAGGCTCCTGCGTGACCCCCACTTGGGGTGATGTGAAATTCTGCCAGCAGTTTAGGGATCCAAGAAGAGTTGGAAGGAACAACGAAACGGCCCTTGTAGAAAAGGATGCCGTGAACCAGCTCATAATGTGGTGCAGCCGGTCGCCCGGCCTCCAGCTCCGATTTGATCCTCTGGAGCGGTTCGTCTGCTGCCAATGAAGACTGCGCAGCAGACCAGTCTGCCCAAACCGGTCGAGAGAGAACCGCCAACTCCAGCTGCTCGGAGTCCCGGCGTGAGAGAGCATCAGCAGCCCGGTTGAGCCGTCCTTCCTTATACACAATTGAGAAGTCATACCCCAATAATTTGGCTGCCCAGTTTTGTTGTGCCGGAGTAGACAAGGGGTGCGCCAATAATTGCCGCAGGCTTCGTTGATCTGTGTAGACGACAAAACGTCGGCCCAAGAGATAGGGGCGCCAATGCTGGATGGCGAGTACCAATGCCATAAGTTCCTTTTCGTAGGCTGATTTAGCGAGCCAACGAGATGACAACATCTTGCTGAAGTATGCGACGGGTTGGCGGTCTTGCATTAGGACCGCGCCGAGGCCACGACCGGAAGCATCGCACTCGACGACAAATTCCTTAGAGAAATCTGGGGTGCGGAGAAGGGGGGCTGTCGTGAGAGCGTGTTTCAAGTCGTGAAAGGCTTTGTCCGCCTCGGCTGGCCAACTCCAAGTGCGTCGAAGTGGGGTCGGTTCTGCCTTCTTCAACAAGGCAGTGAGAGGGGCTGCAATTTTCCCATAATCTTTTATAAATCGGCGGTAATACCCGGTGAGGCCCAGGAATCCGCGAATCCCCTTGAGGGTGGAGGGGGTCGGCCAGCGCATAACAGCGGAGACTTTGGAGGGATCCATTCTAACCCCTGCGAAGGATACAATATGGCCGAGGTACTCCACCTCCGTTCGGCCTAACACGCACTTCTTCGGGTTAACCACCAACGAATGGGTTTGGAGAAGCTGGAAAACCTGTTCCAGATGTCGAAGATGTGCTTCCCATGAGCTACTGTATATTAATATATCGTCGAAGAAGACCAGGACGTGTCGCCGCAAAAAAGGGCGGAAGATGTCATTCATGAGGCCTTGGAACGTGGCGGGAGCATTGGTGAGGCCGAATGGCATTACCAAAAACTCATAGTGTCCCGAGTGCGTGCGAAATGCAGTTTTTGGGACATCCGAGGCTGCGACGCGGATCTGATGATAACCGGCCCGAAGATCGATCTTACTAAACCACCGCGCGCCGTGTAACTCATCGAGTAATTCCTGGATAATCGGAATCGGGTACTTATCTGGCACGGTCCGCTTATTTAATTCGCGATAATCCACACAGAACCTCCACGATCCATCTTTCTTCCGCACGAGGAGAACCGGGCTTGAGTACGGGCTTGTGCTAGGCTGGATAACGCCGGATGCTAGCATTTCAGCCACCAATTTCTCCATTTCATCTTTTTGCAGGTGGTTGTATCTGTAGGGTCTGACTGACACGGGCGACGACCCCGGTTGTAGGGTGATGCGATGATCAGATTTCCGAGCCGGAGGGAGTGACACGGGAGTGTTGACGACTGCCGGAAACCGTTCCGTCAACCTACTCAGCTGCTCTTGTTCTTTCGCTGATAAGGCTCCACTGAGCCCAAACTGGTCGGATGAAACGGTACTGATCATCGAGCGCAGAACCCAGCACGAATCGCCCACGTCGAGGGCCTGGATGTCGCGGGCCGAGCACGCCCGCCGAGTCAGGGAGGGGTCGCCCCGAAGCAACACCAATCGACCTTGCACCGAGAACTTCATAGATAGATCACTCCAGTTTGCTGTGACATCCCCCAGAGAAGCCAACCATGATACACCGAGGATGACATCGATGTTTCGCAGGGGAAACACGTAGCAAGAAACTGTAAACACCTCAGATTCCAAGGTTAGAGCGACATCGCAGCATATTCCGGTCGCCCGAACCTTAGACCCATCTCCTAGTGTGACAGAGTAAGGAATTGTCGGAGTCACCCGCAAAGCCAGCGAGGTTGCGAGGTGGTCCGAAATGAAGCAGTGGCTAGCACCACTATCCACCATAATCAGCACCTTATGATGCCCAATACATCCACAAAGCTTCATGGTTTGAGATGAATCCAAACCGTGTGAGGACATTTCTGATAGCTGCAACTCTCCTGGAacatcttcctcttccaaacCTTCGGATGGGTCGGCCTCCTCCTCGTCAAACACCAACACGTTGAGTGTCTTAGGGGGGCAACGATGCGTAGGGCCGAACTTCAGGCCACAACGAAAGCACGTGCCTGCTGCGAGATGCTTCTGGTATTCCTCCGTCGTCATGTTCCGAAACCGGCGCGATGGGTTCCGGTTAGGTACCCCGACCGATTGAGAAGAAAAAGATTGGGAGTACCCTTTGGAGACCGGCCGGCCAGGGGCAGAGACCGAACTGCCAGCCTGGTTGGAGCTTAGTGAGGGACTGGAGGCCGGCGGTTGAGACCCGGGGGTCTGATCACTGTCTAGAGCAAACTGGACCGCATCTGAATAGTTCGTGATTTTGGCTGCCCTCATTTGCAACCGAACTTCAGGACGAAGGCCAGCCAAGAAGAAACCCAGATATTGGTGGTAGGCCAAATCTGGTACCAAGGCGAGGCGCGATTCAAAAACCGCTACATAGTCCGCAAGGGTTCCGGTATGGCGGACAGCCGCGAACGCTTCATATTCATCCAGAGCACCGTTGTTTCCGAAGCGTTTCATTAGTTCTTGCACAAAATGATCCCAAGAGAGAGTAGGGGTTCGTTTGATCAAGAGCTGATACCAAGGTAGGGCTCGGCCTGCCAACGCGACCATCGCCACCTTTACTCGATTGGCAGCTGGGGTATTCGAAACCAAGAAGTATTGCTCGGCCCTGGCCAGCCATCCGACGGCCTCGGAACCGTCAAAGGGAGGCATAGTAAGTGTCGCAGCGGTCTTGTCCGTGGAATTAGAATCCACGTTGTCCGAAGATTCCTCAGCATTTGATCCCGTTTTGCCACTGGATTTCCGCAACTCAGCGACGAGCATCTCGAGTTGAGAAGCCACCTCCGCGATCCGGTCGTCCGTTTTTTGGGACCGGGCGTCCAGCACGCCCACTGACTCCCGCAGTGAATCCACACCTTTCTCCAATTCACCGGTCGCCCTCTCTAATCCGTCCAACCTGGAGTCCGTGTTTCGAGTACCAACCACCATCGTCACCGCACCAATTTGTTAGAGTTAAGGCCACCGGAGTATGCGAGCACAGGGAGTACTCAAGTCTGTCACTTTACGGGACACACTAATTGTTGACACAGATAGAATCAGCGTGTAAAGGAAATAAGAACCCGGCTTTATTGATAAACTAACTGGAATTGAAATGAATTGAGAGAACAATCCTCACCAAGGAGGCCTGCGTCTAAACGCCCAAAATACTGATTTCCCAAGATGCCTTTTTCCTCTCTCGGTTCCTCAATATTTAAAGGCTTACAAATAACTGATAATGCTAAAAAGATGCAACAATAAATCAGGAAATAAATCAGGAAATATCATCTAACTACTGCCGAGATTTTCCAGCTTTGACTCCTTCTTTTACTCAGCCGTTTGGTTGGGCCAAACTACCTCCCTGCTTCCCCGCTTGTAGACTCTCCAGCGCGTATCATGTTCTATGAGGATACTTTCACTCTGCCAGAAAACATGCTCCCATGTTATACAGTTGCAAAACCATCCAAACTGGATATCAATAAGGTTCCTCATTGTTTTTTCGAGTTCCTTCAGTTTTCAGACAGAACACCTAGATATATGTTTAGGGCACAACACTTGCACTGAGCTGCTGTATGCACTTACACGGGCACTGAGCTGCTGTATGCACTTACACGGATGCATACTGTCTACCACTGTTGTTCACTATCTACCATAGCTTGCTGATTTATACCGATATGTGTTGATTTTGTTTTCAGGGCAGTTTCATGTTGAAGACATTGTCAACTGTCCTTGTGAGTGGGATATTTTTTGTGACCATCAGTGTTCTGGGAAAACTTTGTCTACCTAAGCTGCTGCCTATCAGAAAGAGGTTTATTCAGCAAAATTCTCAATCCCCATTATGTGACATTGTTCATGTTCCAGATCATTCTCTAGAACCCTCTGAGGTATGCTAGAAATGAGGTTATTTAAATGTTTTCTATCATAGAAGCATACAGAATCTGCCTTCTTCATCTGAATTACATTCACTACCTTATGTTCTTGCGTGGATGGTAACAAACCACTGTCTCCAGTTTTTGAGGTGTAAAGTTAAGTTGGTTATAATGTTCAATCTCTATATTGTCAAGtatattgttgttgttgttgctgtAGTTGGGTTTTTTAGGGCTTAGTTTTTggttttctgaccattttttcTTGATTATCTGACTTTGCTTTTTACATTTAGTTGGAAACATGCTGTGTGTCAATTATTAGACGAATCAAGGATTCTTTTGGTTGGTCTGGAGAAATAAGTACACCAGCTAGTGCATGTGCATGTATCGGGGAGCTTCCTAAATTCATGAGTGAAGGGGATTATAAAAATTTCAGTATGTCGGACATGTCACCCACATCTATGCCATTACAAGCTAGTGAAGAAGAGATGAAAAGATTAGAAGACATCGCTAGTTATCAGGTACTTTTTCTTTACTTTCTTTTTGGTTGTTTGTTTCCTTGTTGAGTAAGAAACTTTGAAAAGATTTAGTTTTTCTGAACATTGTAAAAAAAAGGTTGGCAGAAAGAGTACTGTAATGTCCTTCAGGTTGCATTTGGATAGCGAATGTTTTTTTCATGTGAGTTCATAATTACCAACGTTGATGCAACTAATAACTTGTTCTCTCCATTGAACTACTTCAATCAGGTAATGGTGTCGACGGATGGGAAAATCATAGGGTTCCAACCCACTAATCGAGTTGCTGTTAATAATTGGGCTGCAAATCCATTGGCCAAAGAGCTGTATGGTGGGAAAAAACTCTCTCCTGGTATAAACCATATCCCAATTCTCACATACTACTGCTTCCATATTGGTACCATGTGGTTTGATTAAGTTTGTGCAACTTTGTTGCAGGATTGTTAGAACCTGGTCTCAAGATTCGCAATCCGAATGGCATGGTCGTGTTGGAGCTATTGATATCATTAAATCCTAAATCCTATTTTGCATTAGTTAGGGCTGTTGATATCAGTACAAGTGTTGATGGTTGAACTTCCTTGTGTGATATTGAACCATTCTCAGATTTTGTAGAATATGTTCTTGCCCTGCTCAAAGGTCTTAAATGATGCCAATCTTTGCATTATTTGTATTGACTGTTagtattcaaattaaattaacgagattgtttctttattagttcccgaggaaattacaaataccTGATGGTTTTGTTTTCCATTCTTTGGTCAGGCGAAGCAGGCACAAATAACTTTACgttgccaaaaataaaaaatactacctgcgtcccacattaagtgttACCTTGAGTGTGGGCGcagattttaataaaatataagtataattagttggtggaatgtagggtttacttatcatttataataaaagtgaaatgtgatttttattgtgggacgaaccgAAATGTTAAAATATGACAATTAATGTGGGACAgaagtagtaaaaaaataaaaaaaatttcgttgCCGAATACTTTGCTACATAATAATCCTCCGCCAAAAATTAGGAATAATCTAtcctatatatacataaataaaaaggGAATTTTAGAACTATTCATATTCACAAGAAtgctattttattcttttattaataGATCTCttaattttgcaattatattaaGCAACATGATTTGGAAGGTCAAAAAATTACTATGCACATTTATTATTGATTAAATTTATATTGGGATCACTAAAAGTCATTCAGCCTAAGAAGACACTACAAATCTTCTATAAATTACACTTTCATTAATTTAAGTGTCACTAACACGTGAATTAATTTTGTTCTGTTAAAATCAACCGAACACGTGTGTTTAAATGTggagaataaaaataaatttctcaTACCGAACACGTGTGTTTAAATGtagagaataaaaataaatttctcaTACTACTAGATTCATTACAACAAAGGTACCCTCAAAATTAAAGTCACGCGCCCCCAATTCAGACTCACTTTCCTTATCTAGGGTTTTGCAAAAAGGCTCCCAGAATCCGATTCAACAACTCAATAGGTTTATCGAATCTGCTTCTCTCTTCGTTTCAATAGTCGCTCATTATTCCTTTAAAAAGTTATAAGCACAGAACACAcacagagagaaagagagagagcgaCATGGGTAGAGGAAAGTTTAAGGGCAAGCCGACTGGCCGTCGCCAATTTTCCACCCCCGAGGAGATGAGTAAGCTTTCTACTGCGATGCatatgatatttgattttgACTGGGGAGGTGTTGTGTATATGCCTGCAGGAAAAAAACTTCATTATGATCCATGTTTACCAATGAATTTCCTGTTCCTGGACTTTTTAGTTGCTTTGATGTGATGCTGCTATTTTGTGTGTGACGTTTATTTCCCCCGTGTTCCGTGTACGTAGGAAGGAACATTTCCGTTTGTTTGTTCCAATAAAATTTGAAGTCCTGAATTATACATCGTAGTCTTTTATTGCACAATTGATATTTAGACTGCGATATTTAATTTGAAGACACATGTTCTCTTTAATAGCAAATAATGGTGCAGAAATTTGATGGATAAGTAGCAAAGACAAAGAGGCAGAGGAAATATGGGTAAAAATTGAGTTTCCTTCTCATCGTATCATACAGTGTATCTAGAAAGCTACTGATAAATTCCGtaccaaaaagaaaaggaaaaggttTGCACCAGTAGAACACTGCCCATTTCATTGGAGTTAGCCATTTCATTGGAATTAGTAAAAAAGTCTAGATCCATGATGTCTGCAAACCATACATGATGGGTTAACCAGTGTGACAACTGACAAGCTTAAAGTTTAGCAGAACAAATAAGACGTCTTTTCAACCGAAATCCTTGATTTCAACGTAGTTGATGAGCTGGACTGCTAAGCTAGTGGAAAAAAAGTTTACTTTGAACGGTTTTTTTCCGTGTTTCAGAATACGGTTAACCAACATGTTAACTAATCGATTACGATAAATTGGATCGGATTTTGCTGTTTTTTTAACTCTTAGAGGCGTTATTAAACTTGAGACCTTTGGCCTCAGGAAAAATACCCAAATTTCCACTAGGCCATCCCCTAGGGGACGATCGCGATCCAATGTGTCTTCATGTTTTTTTCCTGTTACAGAATTGCTGTTTTTCCATGTACTGCTCATCTGCAAAAATttcaccattttttttattctcattCTTTTCAATTACACAGTTGCTGGTAGTTCTGCTCGTCCCCGCACTTTCAGAAAGGTACTATATCTATTATTTTCCCACAAGTTCGTTAGTATCACGCTGATGAACTTCACTCCTATAAATGTGCATTGTTGCAGATTTGGAGTTGTATTATcacattatgaaatttatttgcAATGAGAAAGCATGGCTAAAGAGAACATAATGGTTATTATATTAGCTATCTGTTCACTGAGTTGCATCTAGTTAGTGTTAGTCAACACATTCGTAGAGTTTCTGATTAATATATGTGCATAATGTTGTACTGAAGCTGATAAGGTGGATCTAATTGGTTTTATTAGTTGATTTTTTGTGGAAAACAGATAGTTGTTGCATAGTTGTGAATTGGGTCATGGATCCTTATGAGTTAACCAATATGCTTTTAGATTTTTATgttcgtgtacactagcctagCTGCCTAGGTAATACCAATTTTTCTGTTTATGTATTCTAACCTAGGTAATATTTTTTCTATTCATGTATTAGATCtgatta
It contains:
- the LOC121790926 gene encoding uncharacterized protein LOC121790926 → MFEIDSHGRDNVKFEGWKMLEENRLGVVLTHAQMVSLIDILDMFYEDTFTLPENMLPCYTVAKPSKLDINKGSFMLKTLSTVLVSGIFFVTISVLGKLCLPKLLPIRKRFIQQNSQSPLCDIVHVPDHSLEPSELETCCVSIIRRIKDSFGWSGEISTPASACACIGELPKFMSEGDYKNFSMSDMSPTSMPLQASEEEMKRLEDIASYQVMVSTDGKIIGFQPTNRVAVNNWAANPLAKELYGGKKLSPGLLEPGLKIRNPNGMVVLELLISLNPKSYFALVRAVDISTSVDG